The genomic stretch TTTTTGACCACTTCCCAGGCGCGAAAGCCATCCACGCTCAGCACGGCATGTGAGGCAGCCAGGTCTTCCAACCCGGCTTGGGCTGGCTGGTATAATTGCAGCACCGCATCCAGTTCGGCGTCCGGCACCGCGCTTTCGCAAAGGAACACAAACTCCTGGTCGTTATTGGCCACGAGGCAATCCGCCAGCAACATTCCCTCGCGATCCAACAGGCAAGTATGCAGCACGCGGCCAAAACGAATCTTGGCGACGTTGCCACCCAACAGGCCATCGAGGAAATCAATGGCCTTATCCTCCGGCAACCGGAAGGCTCGCAGAAAAGAAAAGTCGGTCAGCCCAACGGCGTCGCGGATGGCGTGATACTCCACCTTGGGGCCAGCGAAGCGGGCGGCGACTTCCACACCATGCCGTTCCTGAAACACCGCGCCGGCTTCGGCCAGCGTCGCGCGTAATGGGGAAGCTCTCACGCGACACCCCCGTTCTGTTTATCCTGCTGCTCAATCACGAAATCCACGATCGTGTTGATGGAACGCAGGATGGCGATGTTTTGATCTGGGATCTTGATTTTGAAACTATTCTCGATGCACAGCACAATTTCGAGCGCATCCAGGGAATCCAAGCCCAGGCCAGACCCAAGCAGGGAGACATCCTCGTGCAAATCCTCCGGCGTGAACGGCAGGTTCAAGCGCCGGATCAGTTCTTGTTTAAAAATCAGGAGCACTTGCGCGCGCCGTTCGATGGCGCGGGCAAAGTGCTCCGGTGGCATAGCGTCACTGTCATTAACCATAGGCAGATATTATTCTTCAACCTTCTCGCCCTCGACCTTGCGCTTCTTGGCTTCCTCAATGACGTGGGCCTCCATCTCGCGCGGCATTTCTTCGTAATGATCGAACGCCTCCGAGTGAACCCCCCGTCCGCCCGTCAGCGAGCGCAACGTGCTGGAATAGCGATACAGGTCCTTGGCGGGCACCAGCGCTTTGATGATCTGGAAACCGCCGGCGGAATCCATACCCTGAATCTTCCCACGGCGGCTAGACAAATCGCCCATGACGTTGCCCATGCAATCTTCCGGGATACGGATTTCGACGGAGTTGATGGGCTCCAACATGCACGGTTTGGCTTGCTGGAAGCTTTCTTTAAAGGCGAAGTAACCGGCGATCTGGAACGCGATATCCTTGGAATCCACCGGATGCATCTTGCCATCGTAAAACTCAATCTTCACATCCACGACCTTGTACCCGGCAATGATGCCTTCCGCGCAGGCTTTCTTGACGCCCTTTTCCACCGACGGCACAAAGGTGCGGTCCACGTTCTGCCCGACCAGCGTCTGGGTGAACTCGACGCCGGTATCCCGCGCCTTGGGTTCGATGCGCATCCAAACCTCCGCGAACTGTCCCGAGCCGCCCGT from Verrucomicrobiota bacterium encodes the following:
- a CDS encoding acyl carrier protein — its product is MVNDSDAMPPEHFARAIERRAQVLLIFKQELIRRLNLPFTPEDLHEDVSLLGSGLGLDSLDALEIVLCIENSFKIKIPDQNIAILRSINTIVDFVIEQQDKQNGGVA